The sequence below is a genomic window from Corvus moneduloides isolate bCorMon1 chromosome 24, bCorMon1.pri, whole genome shotgun sequence.
NNNNNNNNNNNNNNNNNNNNNNNNNNNNNNNNNNNNNNNNNNNNNNNNNNNNNNNNNNNNNNNNNNNNNNNNNNNNNNNNNNNNNNNNNNNNNNNNNNNNNNNNNNNNNNNNNNNNNNNNNNNNNNNNNNNNNNNNNNNNNNNNNNNNNNNNNNNNNNNNNNNNNNNNNNNNNNNNNNNNNNNNNNNNNNNNNNNNNNNNNNNNNNNNNNNNNNNNNNNNNNNNNNNNNNNNNNNNNNNNNNNNNNNNNNNNNNNNNNNNNNNNNNNNNNNNNNNNNNNNNNNNNNNNNNNNNNNNNNNNNNNNNNNNNNNNNNNNNNNNNNNNNNNNNNNNNNNNNNNNNNNNNNNNNNNNNNNNNNNNNNNNNNNNNNNNNNNNNNNNNNNNNNNNNNNNNNNNNNNNNNNNNNNNNNNNNNNNNNNNNNNNNNNNNNNNNNNNNNNNNNNNNNNNNNNNNNNNNNNNNNNNNNNNNNNNNNNNNNNNNNNNNNNNNNNNNNNNNNNNNNNNNNNNNNNNNNNNNNNNNNNNNNNNNNNNNNNNNNNNNNNNNNNNNNNNNNNNNNNNNNNNNNNNNNNNNNNNNNNNNNNNNNNNNNNNNNNNNNNNNNNNNNNNNNNNNNNNNNNNNNNNNNNNNNNNNNNNNNNNNNNNNNNNNNNNNNNNNNNNNNNNNNNNNNNNNNNNNNNNNNNNNNNNNNNNNNNNNNNNNNNNNNNNNNNNNNNNNNNNNNNNNNNNNNNNNNNNNNNNNNNNNNNNNNNNNNNNNNNNNNNNNNNNNNNNNNNNNNNNNNNNNNNNNNNNNNNNNNNNNNNNNNNNNNNNNNNNNNNNNNNNNNNNNNNNNNNNNNNNNNNNNNNNNNNNNNNNNNNNNNNNNNNNNNNNNNNNNNNNNNNNNNNNNNNNNNNNNNNNNNNNNNNNNNNNNNNNNNNNNNNNNNNNNNNNNNNNNNNNNNNNNNNNNNNNNNNNNNNNNNNNNNNNNNNNNNNNNNNNNNNNNNNNNNNNNNNNNNNNNNNNNNNNNNNNNNNNNNNNNNNNNNNNNNNNNNNNNNNNNNNNNNNNNNNNNNNNNNNNNNNNNNNNNNNNNNNNNNNNNNNNNNNNNNNNNNNNNNNNNNNNNNNNNNNNNNNNNNNNNNNNNNNNNNNNNNNNNNNNNNNNNNNNNNNNNNNNNNNNNNNNNNNNNNNNNNNNNNNNNNNNNNNNNNNNNNNNNNNNNNNNNNNNNNNNNNNNNNNNNNNNNNNNNNNNNNNNNNNNNNNNNNNNNNNNNNNNNNNNNNNNNNNNNNNNNNNNNNNNNNNNNNNNNNNNNNNNNNNNNNNNNNNNNNNNNNNNNNNNNNNNNNNNNNNNNNNNNNNNNNNNNNNNNNNNNNNNNNNNNNNNNNNNNNNNNNNNNNNNNNNNNNNNNNNNNNNNNNNNNNNNNNNNNNNNNNNNNNNNNNNNNNNNNNNNNNNNNNNNNNNNNNNNNNNNNNNNNNNNNNNNNNNNNNNNNNNNNNNNNNNNNNNNNNNNNNNNNNNNNNNNNNNNNNNNNNNNNNNNNNNNNNNNNNNNNNNNNNNNNNNNNNNNNNNNNNNNNNNNNNNNNNNNNNNNNNNNNNNNNNNNNNNNNNNNNNNNNNNNNNNNNNNNNNNNNNNNNNNNNNNNNNNNNNNNNNNNNNNNNNNNNNNNNNNNNNNNNNNNNNNNNNNNNNNNNNNNNNNNNNNNNNNNNNNNNNNNNNNNNNNNNNNNNNNNNNNNNNNNNNNNNNNNNNNNNNNNNNNNNNNNNNNNNNNNNNNNNNNNNNNNNNNNNNNNNNNNNNNNNNNNNNNNNNNNNNNNNNNNNNNNNNNNNNNNNNNNNNNNNNNNNNNNNNNNNNNNNNNNNNNNNNNNNNNNNNNNNNNNNNNNNNNNNNNNNNNNNNNNNNNNNNNNNNNNNNNNNNNNNNNNNNNNNNNNNNNNNNNNNNNNNNNNNNNNNNNNNNNNNNNNNNNNNNNNNNNNNNNNNNNNNNNNNNNNNNNNNNNNNNNNNNNNNNNNNNNNNNNNNNNNNNNNNNNNNNNNNNNNNNNNNNNNNNNNNNNNNNNNNNNNNNNNNNNNNNNNNNNNNNNNNNNNNNNNNNNNNNNNNNNNNNNNNNNNNNNNNNNNNNNNNNNNNNNNNNNNNNNNNNNNNNNNNNNNNNNNNNNNNNNNNNNNNNNNNNNNNNNNNNNNNNNNNNNNNNNNNNNNNNNNNNNNNNNNNNNNNNNNNNNNNNNNNNNNNNNNNNNNNNNNNNNNNNNNNNNNNNNNNNNNNNNNNNNNNNNNNNNNNNNNNNNNNNNNNNNNNNNNNNNNNNNNNNNNNNNNNNNNNNNNNNNNNNNNNNNNNNNNNNNNNNNNNNNNNNNNNNNNNNNNNNNNNNNNNNNNNNNNNNNNNNNNNNNNNNNNNNNNNNNNNNNNNNNNNNNNNNNNNNNNNNNNNNNNNNNNNNNNNNNNNNNNNNNNNNNNNNNNNNNNNNNNNNNNNNNNNNNNNNNNNNNNNNNNNNNNNNNNNNNNNNNNNNNNNNNNNNNNNNNNNNNNNNNNNNNNNNNNNNNNNNNNNNNNNNNNNNNNNNNNNNNNNNNNNNNNNNNNNNNNNNNNNNNNNNNNNNNNNNNNNNNNNNNNNNNNNNNNNNNNNNNNNNNNNNNNNNNNNNNNNNNNNNNNNNNNNNNNNNNNNNNNNNNNNNNNNNNNNNNNNNNNNNNNNNNNNNNNNNNNNNNNNNNNNNNNNNNNNNNNNNNNNNNNNNNNNNNNNNNNNNNNNNNNNNNNNNNNNNNNNNNNNNNNNNNNNNNNNNNNNNNNNNNNNNNNNNNNNNNNNNNNNNNNNNNNNNNNNNNNNNNNNNNNNNNNNNNNNNNNNNNNNNNNNNNNNNNNNNNNNNNNNNNNNNNNNNNNNNNNNNNNNNNNNNNNNNNNNNNNNNNNNNNNNNNNNNNNNNNNNNNNNNNNNNNNNNNNNNNNNNNNNNNNNNNNNNNNNNNNNNNNNNNNNNNNNNNNNNNNNNNNNNNNNNNNNNNNNNNNNNNNNNNNNNNNNNNNNNNNNNNNNNNNNNNNNNNNNNNNNNNNNNNNNNNNNNNNNNNNNNNNNNNNNNNNNNNNNNNNNNNNNNNNNNNNNNNNNNNNNNNNNNNNNNNNNNNNNNNNNNNNNNNNNNNNNNNNNNNNNNNNNNNNNNNNNNNNNNNNNNNNNNNNNNNNNNNNNNNNNNNNNNNNNNNNNNNNNNNNNNNNNNNNNNNNNNNNNNNNNNNNNNNNNNNNNNNNNNNNNNNNNNNNNNNNNNNNNNNNNNNNNNNNNNNNNNNNNNNNNNNNNNNNNNNNNNNNNNNNNNNNNNNNNNNNNNNNNNNNNNNNNNNNNNNNNNNNNNNNNNNNNNNNNNNNNNNNNNNNNNNNNNNNNNNNNNNNNNNNNNNNNNNNNNNNNNNNNNNNNNNNNNNNNNNNNNNNNNNNNNNNNNNNNNNNNNNNNNNNNNNNNNNNNNNNNNNNNNNNNNNNNNNNNNNNNNNNNNNNNNNNNNNNNNNNNNNNNNNNNNNNNNNNNNNNNNNNNNNNNNNNNNNNNNNNNNNNNNNNNNNNNNNNNNNNNNNNNNNNNNNNNNNNNNNNNNNNNNNNNNNNNNNNNNNNNNNNNNNNNNNNNNNNNNNNNNNNNNNNNNNNNNNNNNNNNNNNNNNNNNNNNNNNNNNNNNNNNNNNNNNNNNNNNNNNNNNNNNNNNNNNNNNNNNNNNNNNNNNNNNNNNNNNNNNNNNNNNNNNNNNNNNNNNNNNNNNNNNNNNNNNNNNNNNNNNNNNNNNNNNNNNNNNNNNNNNNNNNNNNNNNNNNNNNNNNNNNNNNNNNNNNNNNNNNNNNNNNNNNNNNNNNNNNNNNNNNNNNNNNNNNNNNNNNNNNNNNNNNNNNNNNNNNNNNNNNNNNNNNNNNNNNNNNNNNNNNNNNNNNNNNNNNNNNNNNNNNNNNNNNNNNNNNNNNNNNNNNNNNNNNNNNNNNNNNNNNNNNNNNNNNNNNNNNNNNNNNNNNNNNNNNNNNNNNNNNNNNNNNNNNNNNNNNNNNNNNNNNNNNNNNNNNNNNNNNNNNNNNNNNNNNNNNNNNNNNNNNNNNNNNNNNNNNNNNNNNNNNNNNNNNNNNNNNNNNNNNNNNNNNNNNNNNNNNNNNNNNNNNNNNNNNNNNNNNNNNNNNNNNNNNNNNNNNNNNNNNNNNNNNNNNNNNNNNNNNNNNNNNNNNNNNNNNNNNNNNNNNNNNNNNNNNNNNNNNNNNNNNNNNNNNNNNNNNNNNNNNNNNNNNNNNNNNNNNNNNNNNNNNNNNNNNNNNNNNNNNNNNNNNNNNNNNNNNNNNNNNNNNNNNNNNNNNNNNNNNNNNNNNNNNNNNNNNNNNNNNNNNNNNNNNNNNNNNNNNNNNNNNNNNNNNNNNNNNNNNNNNNNNNNNNNNNNNNNNNNNNNNNNNNNNNNNNNNNNNNNNNNNNNNNNNNNNNNNNNNNNNNNNNNNNNNNNNNNNNNNNNNNNNNNNNNNNNNNNNNNNNNNNNNNNNNNNNNNNNNNNNNNNNNNNNNNNNNNNNNNNNNNNNNNNNNNNNNNNNNNNNNNNNNNNNNNNNNNNNNNNNNNNNNNNNNNNNNNNNNNNNNNNNNNNNNNNNNNNNNNNNNNNNNNNNNNNNNNNNNNNNNNNNNNNNNNNNNNNNNNNNNNNNNNNNNNNNNNNNNNNNNNNNNNNNNNNNNNNNNNNNNNNNNNNNNNNNNNNNNNNNNNNNNNNNNNNNNNNNNNNNNNNNNNNNNNNNNNNNNNNNNNNNNNNNNNNNNNNNNNNNNNNNNNNNNNNNNNNNNNNNNNNNNNNNNNNNNNNNNNNNNNNNNNNNNNNNNNNNNNNNNNNNNNNNNNNNNNNNNNNNNNNNNNNNNNNNNNNNNNNNNNNNNNNNNNNNNNNNNNNNNNNNNNNNNNNNNNNNNNNNNNNNNNNNNNNNNNNNNNNNNNNNNNNNNNNNNNNNNNNNNNNNNNNNNNNNNNNNNNNNNNNNNNNNNNNNNNNNNNNNNNNNNNNNNNNNNNNNNNNNNNNNGCCACAGAGGCTGCCTGGCCaagggcagccccaggagcaccgGGCAGGGGCAAAGCaaggtggggaggagaaggagcggGGCCGAGATTGCCCTTGAAAGGCAGACGCGCTCTGGGGCCCGCTCCTGGCCAGGGACCCTGCCCAGAGCCGTCCCCTGCTGGCTGGGGCCTTGAGGGGCAGCTGTCCACCTGGGCCAaggtgtgccagcagctgcagcgtGCCGGGGAGCCttgccagctctgggccctgctggggaggagggtcCCTGTGTGCCAGGTGCAGCTGGGGGCCTCAGAcacctcctctctccacaggtgccGCTCTGCACCTTCAGAAGACCAGCAAAACAACTCAAGCACAGAGAAGCCCATCTGTCATCCCAAATCTTCACGTGCGGTCCCAtctcctctgccactgctgcgCCGCCATTTTGGCATCATCCCCATGCAGATACCACCAAAACGAGACCCTcttccccagagccccctggTCCTGCTCCCTAGGCAGGACTGAAGGTGTGCACCCCCTGTCCGCCAGGGTAGGGtttggcccatgttttgtaTTCCAATAAAGAgatggagctggcacagcagtgtcCAGGTGGTACCACCAGCAAAGCCCACACGGCACCAGCGCTGGCTGAGCTCCATGTCCGGGAGCAGCCGTGGATGCCCACGGTGCGGGCGGGCAGGAGCCAGGCACGGCGCTGCTGTGACCAGCGGCGAGgccctgaggggctgggggagcccatGCTGAGGGTCCCTGGGCTGCGGGCACGTTTCTTTCAGCGGGATCATCTGGGCCTGGACTTCCTCCAGTGGCATGCCCAAGCAAAGAGGGGAGCCATCAGTAAGTGTTTGCCTTGAAAAAAACGGGGTGGGAACTGAAGTGTTCCATAGGGAAGCCCTTCATAGCCTGAGAGATGAGTTCAGAGCCTGACAGAGGCTGGGTCTGTGGCACCCCGGGATCCCTTAGGAGTGGAGTGGGGATTTGCCCGCCAGGCCTCATCTGTTCTGTTCACCCAGGGACACGTGGCAAACACACGCTGGCCCAGCCCTGTTGCTGCTCCTTGAGTGTCATGTTTGGGTCCCTCTAAAGGCATgcaggggggctggggacacccatAAGCTGTGCAGGGAATTTTGGGTATCTCCAAAGATGTGTAGGGGCCGAGGGACCCCTGTGAGTtgagcagggctctggggcCTCTCATGAGGCACACGGGGGTTTTAGGGTGGCTGGGGATGCCCATAAGATGTGCAGTGGGTTTGGGTCTCCCCTAAAGCATGCAGAGGCCTTGAGTGCCATGTAAGTCAGGAAGAGGGTTAGACAGACAGTACAGAAACAGCAAGTGGTCTCAAAAAGCAGAAGATACATATTCATTGCTTGGTGGTTCCTATATTCCCTTCCCTACAATGgagctccttttctctttccaaggaTGCTATTTCTTCATTCCTTGTCTTTACTGCCTCAGTCATTAGAAGCCCATGGATGCATCCATGCAAATGCTACTACAGCTATCAAGGGAActcagagccagagctgcaaTATGAGGACAGCcaccctttttgttttaatctcatGCAAGTCTGCCACTGCAACTTATTAATTCCTTGCAGGTATTGGCTACCCCTTGTGCTGGTACCAGGGTTACATCACTGcgatggagcaggcagggacagatCACAGGCCCACGGTGCCCATATCTTTGCAGCTGCCCTTGATGGCCCGCGTtgtgttatttttatgaattATGGCATCAAGTCCTTCACTACTTAAATATGAGTCACAGGccagcactgagcacagagcaCCCGCTCGGTGTCGGTGTGGCAGGTCTGACGCTACCTGCAATAGTGGGAATCACAAGTGGGAGTTGAATTCTGGACTTCACATTGACATTGCAGGTAGAACCACGAAATGTCTCACTTGTCCGGTGTCATAGAACTCAGCTCTTGTGAAAAAAACTAGATTGGATGGAGATGCCTGGCAGGACATACTCTCCTCACTGGGAGGGCAGCTCTTGAGATCCATTCCCACAtgctcctgcccatccctgagGTCACAGCAGGCTCTGAGGTCACAGCAGGCTCTGAGGTCACAGAGGTCCCAGAGCCCTGCGgttgcacagcagcacagcgaCCGAGCAGTCCGTCGGTGACCACAACTGTtgcggcagcagcggcggcggctgcagcGGTGCTGACCTTGGGACAGCCAGTGTCAGGACTGTGGTGGCAGCGAGAGCTGCGGGACTGGCTGAGGGCAAGGCACTATGGCCCTTGCTCTGCGCctcttgctcctgctcctgctggcagtggccctgcctgccagggctgcccaggctgctccgaTGCGAGCGCGGGGAGCAGGTGAGCCGGCGGCCGGGCTCCCCCTTCCCGGGACAGCGCTCCCTTCTCCCCGGGAAGCGTGGGGGAGGGTTTTCCCCAGGCCTGTAGGGAGGGCTTCTGTGGTGGGAGTGAGAGAGCCCTGAGGGGcgctgggctgctccagccgcCCCTCCTGGGATGTTGCCCAGGGCCTGCAAAGAGGGACGAGAGGGaccaggagccagcccagagctcgCCAGGCCCCTCTGCAGCTTGGGCCATGTCCATTGGCATCTGGCTCCCACGGCCTTACCCGACCCCCTTGCAGTGCCCATTTCCCTAAGGCAGAAGGGGATCCCAGCACACCATGGAATGgttctgatctctgctcccttctagatgagggtgctgggaaggcttctccagctgcttggCTTCATGAAGATTTGCAGCCCCTGGAGTCTCCCGCAGGTATGTTGCCAATGTTCCTACAAGAATAATCGTTGACAACCTGGCAGCAACCAGGTGACAGAAACTTCTCTGGCTGTTGAGTTACAggtgtgtctgcagggagggcttttccagctccGTTTCTGGTTGATGCACGCAAGACCAGCTCCCATCGCAGGGGTGAGCAGTGAGACCCTGCTGACCCCACAGGCTGAGCACTGGTTTTGTGGGATCCATTCATCTGAAATGGAACTACTTTCTCTTAAGGTCCTCCAAGAGGGAGGAACAAACCTAGAGGAGTCAAGATGTCCCTGGAGAAATCCAAACACAGGGACCAGATGCTGAGTGGTCTGGAGAGACGGCGTGGTGGGTGCActtccctcagccttctcctgaGCCTCAGCAGCCGGGGGCTGTCGCTGCACATCTGCACACGCCGTGCCCGGCACAGGGGAAGGCATCCATCGCAGCCTcgcggccccgctgctgctttcacgccctgcagggctgtttcccagcctggcctggctgcagctcctccccggCCTCTGCAGGAAGGCATTTGGCATCAGCTGACAGGGTGCCCAAACTGCACCACGGGCCATGCACCCCCTGAGATCCCCTGCAATTTCCTGGTCTCCGGGTAGATCAGGAGTGGAGGCTCTTTGGAGAAGGGAgggccctggcccagccccaaGAGCCTGGGCATTTTCCTGATCCTTATCCATGGTTTTGACCAGTATTGCCTCCTGAAGATGCCACCTCCCCATGGGGAATGGTTCCACCTGGCCCAGCtgtccctcttccttcctccagagatggaagcagaggctgtgctgaagGCGGTGCTTCCCGGAGGAAGCAGTGGCTCAttggcagcctctgctgcaggaagggaggccatgccaggcacaggcacaggaggTAATTGCTGAGCCTCTGGGCCTGAGCCCTGCTGAGGCTTGAGctgccatctctgctgctgggcagtgcGGGAACACACAGCGTTACCCAAGCCCCTTGCGGTGCCCAGTTCCCTACAGGAGAAGGGGATCCCAGCACACCATGGAATGCTTCTCATCTATGTTCCCTTCTAGATTGGGATCGTGACCTGCATCATTTGGAGTCGCTGGTAAATGACGGTTTAAGGATCTTGGAGCTTGATGGATGTAAGTTCTCAGCATCCCTTTCCTAACACAGTAATCGCAGTCTAAGTGTCATCATGTGCAGAGCAATATTCATGTGTCGTTTCCCTTAACATCATCTCAAGCTTGATGGAGTCTGGAAATTTTGGCCGGGAAATTCCTCCTCTTTTGCCCAACAGTGATCCCACAGGGGCGCTGtcagggggaggaaggagcattTAGCTGCCAGTCTTCTTCCCGTGTGCAATGCCAGTTGCTCCTTGCGTGTGCTCTGCGCAGCCAcggagaagagcagagagggaaggggccgagcccagggctgtgccccgGGGCGCTGTGCCCGGCGCGGCTCCTCTGCCGGCCCCAGGGAGCCggagctgctgccgctgccgctgccaagCCCTGGCCCCGGCTGAGTTTAGAGCTGCCGGCAGCTCCAGGGAGTGCTTTCTCCCCTGActgccctgcaaggggctcctTCCAAGCCAGCGTGGGGCCACTGCAGGCACGGGCTCCCTCTGCCCGTGCTCCTGAGTGGAAGGCAGAGATGAGGGAGTGCCGTGGAGGGCACCGATCACCCAGGTGCACCCACTGCCACTCCGGCCTGAAGGGGACTCTTGAGCAGTGTCACAGGAGCTGTTCGGTCctgcctttctttgcagctgaagcTGTTGATGAAGATGATCTGGATTCCCAACCAGAGCCTCCGGAagaagatgaggatgaggagggtaGGTCAAGGCCTTtcccctgggagagctgccagctcagagcccaAAGGTGGCCAGCGGGCCATCGCTGCaggtgccaggacacagctgtgcccGTGTGTGCCCTCGCCCTGCggcatcccctccctgctcctgcagctcagtgctgcccatGCAGATCAGCAGAGATGACAGAAGCTTCTCTGGCTGTTGAGTTACAggtgtgtctgcagggaggacttctccagctcctttgcTGGTTCCTGCACGCAAGCCCGGCTCCCATCGCAGGGGTGAGCAGTGAGTCCCTGCTGACCCCACAGGCTGAGCACTGGTTTTGTGGGATTCATTCATCTGAAATGGAACTACTTTCTCTTAAGGTCCTCCAAGAGGGAGGAACAAACCTAGAGGAGACACTAAGTCCCTGGAGGCATCCATACAACTGGACCAAACCCTGAGTGAGCTGGAGAGACGGCGTGGTGGGtgcatttcccatttcccctgAGCCTCAGCCGCCGGCGGCTGTCGCTGCACATCTGCACACGCCGTGCCCGGCACAGGGGAAGGCATCCATCGCAGCCTcgcggccccgctgctgcttccacgccctgcagggctgtttcccagcctggcctggctgcagctcctccccggCCTCTGCAGGAAGGCATTTGGCATCAGCTGACAGGGTGCCCAAACTGCACCACGGGCCATGCACCCCCTGAGATCCCCTGCAATTTCCTGGTCCCTGGGTAGATCAGGAGGGGCAGCAGTTTGGATGAGGGAGGGAACAGCTCCAAAACCCTGGGCATTTTCCTGATCCTTATCCATGCCTTTGACAAGTATTGCCAGGAGTAgactggcacagcacagaggaattCTCCCGAGCAGGCTCAGGGCACGCGGGTACTGAGCAGTCCTGCTGGGCTCCCTCCGTGGGAGACACGTCCCGAAACCTGGGAGCGGCTGCAAGGGGTGCCCATGGTGGGGaaagggcagaggggcagagcagggctgctgtgtgtcctgACAGGGCCTGGCTCTGTCCGCCTGCGCTGCGGGAGCTGTCGCGGGGCAGGGAGGGTCgcggtggcagctgctgctgcagggatggcttTGGCCCGTGTCCCTCGAAggagcccctgccccagcagctgcgcTGCCCCCGGCCTCTCCTCCCGGCCCCCTGGGCTTTGTTGgtggcacagcctgtgcccaggggCGGCAAGGTGCCTGTAGGCCCCAGCTCCGGGGAAGCAGAGAAGGTCCTGGCCGTATGCAAcgtgctgccagctcagcagtgGTGCACAGCACGGGCTCACGCTCCCCGTTGCTCCCGCAGATGCAGCCGGCACCACAACACGTGCTGGCCATATTCGCAAAAGGATCAGAAGAGTTTTCTGCTGGGGAACAAATTGTTTGATTAAGATAATGGCCATGGTGGCTGGTGGGGCACTTTTCTTGGTGATGTGCTGTGCTGGAATCTGGTATTGCTGGAAGAGAAAACGGTGAGTGTCTTGCTGATCCCTCCCTCAAACAGCTTCCTTTAAAGGCTGCTTGTAGACAGGAAACATTCCCCGTGAGGCTGCTGTGGAGTTGTGGCGAGTCCGTGGTTGTCCAAACAACTCTGCTGAgggttctgctgctgtgcagtgctttAATTGGCCTCTTAGTTGCTGGGCCTTGTCCTGGGGAGCCCGCTCGGGCTGCAGGCCAGTGCTGGCTGCCACAGAGGCTGCCTGGCCaagggcagccccaggagcaccgGGCAGGGGCAAAGCaaggtggggaggagaaggagcggGGCCGAGATTGCCCTTGAAAGGCAGATGCGCTCTGGGGCCCGCTCCTGGCCAGGGACCCTGCCCAGAGCCGTCCCCTGCTGGCTGGGGCCTTGAGGGGCAGCTGTCCACCTGGGCCAaggtgtgccagcagctgcagccgtGCCGGGGAGCCttgccagctctgggccctgctggggaggagggtcCCTGTGTGCCAGGTGCAGCTGGGGGCCTCAGAcacctcctctctccacaggtgccGCTCTGCACCTTCAGAAGACCAGCAAAACAACTCAAGCACAGAGAAGCCCATCTGTCATCCCAAATCTTCACGTGCGGTCCCAtctcctctgccactgctgcgCCGCCATTTTGGCATCATCCCCATGCAGATACCACCAAAACGAGACCCTcttccccagagccccctggTCCTGCTCCCTAGGCAGGACTGAAGGTGTGCACCCCCTGTCCGCCAGGGTAGGGTTTGGCCCATGTTTTGTGTTCCAATAAAGAgatggagctggcacagcagtgtcCAGGTGGTACCACCAGCAAAGCCCACACGGCACCAGCGCTGGCTGAGCTCCATGTCCGGGAGCAGCCGTGGATGCCCACGGTGCGGGCGGGCAGGAGCCAGGCACGGCGCTGCTGTGACCAGCGGCGAGgccctgaggggctgggggagcccatGCTGAGGGTCCCTGGGCTGCGGGCACGTTTCTTTCAGCGGGATCATCTGGGCCTGGACTTCCTCCAGTGGCATGCCCAAGCAAAGAGGGGAGCCATCAGTAAGTGTTTGCCTTGAAAAAAACGGGGTGGGACTGAACTGTTCCATGGGGAAGCCCTTCATAGCCTGAGAGATGAGTTCAGAGCCTGACAGAGGCTGGGTCTGTGGCACCCCGGGATCCCTTAGGAGTGGAGTGGGGATTTGCCCGCCAGGCCTCATCTGTTCTGTTCACCCAGGGACACGTGGCAAACACACGCTGGCCCAGCCCTGTTGCTGCTCCTTGAGTGTCATGTTTGGGTCCCTCTAAAGGCATGCAGGGGGCTTGTGtcacctctgtgctgtgggacaggggggctggggacacccatAAGCTGTGCAGGGAATTTTGGGTATCTCCAAAGATGTGTAGGGGCCGAGGGACCCCTGTGAGTtgagcagggctctggggcCTCTCATGAGGCACACGGGGGTTTTAGGGTGGCTGGGGATGCCCATAAGATGTGCAGTGGGTTTGGGTCTCCCCTAAAGCATGCAGAGGCCTTGAGTGCCATGTAAGTCAGGAAGAGGGTTAGACAGACAGTACAGAAACAGCAAGTGGTCTCAAAAAGCAGAAGATACATATTCATTGCTTGGTGGTTCCTATATTCCCTTCCCTACAATGgagctccttttctctttccaaggaTGCTATTTCTTCATTCCTTGTCTTTACTGCCTCAGTCATTAGAAGCCCATGGATGCATCCATGCAAATGCTACTACAGCTATCAAGGGAActcagagccagagctgcaaTATGAGGACAGCcaccctttttgttttaatctcatGCAAGTCTGCCACTGCAACTTATTAATTCCTTGCAGGTATTGGCTACCCCTTGTGCTGGTACCAGGGTTACATCACTGcgatgga
It includes:
- the LOC116455523 gene encoding uncharacterized protein LOC116455523 isoform X1; amino-acid sequence: MRARGADEGAGKASPAAWLHEDLQPLESPAGVSAGRAFPAPFLVDARKTSSHRRGPPRGRNKPRGVKMSLEKSKHRDQMLSGLERRREMEAEAVLKAVLPGGSSGSLAASAAGREAMPGTGTGDWDRDLHHLESLVNDGLRILELDGSEAVDEDDLDSQPEPPEEDEDEEGRSRPFPWESCQLRAQRWPAGHRCRCQDTAVPVCALALRHPLPAPAAQCCPCRSAEMTEASLAVELQVCLQGGLLQLLCWFLHASPAPIAGVSSESLLTPQAEHWFCGIHSSEMELLSLKVLQEGGTNLEETLSPWRHPYNWTKP
- the LOC116455523 gene encoding uncharacterized protein LOC116455523 isoform X2, which translates into the protein MRARGADEGAGKASPAAWLHEDLQPLESPAGVSAGRAFPAPFLVDARKTSSHRRGPPRGRNKPRGVKMSLEKSKHRDQMLSGLERRREMEAEAVLKAVLPGGSSGSLAASAAGREAMPGTGTGDWDRDLHHLESLVNDGLRILELDGSEAVDEDDLDSQPEPPEEDEDEEGVSAGRTSPAPLLVPARKPGSHRRGEQ